Proteins from a single region of Cryptomeria japonica unplaced genomic scaffold, Sugi_1.0 HiC_scaffold_79, whole genome shotgun sequence:
- the LOC131864172 gene encoding receptor-like protein EIX1: MEAMFAIITILCCFTSPAIACPFPERNLLLDFKAAVVDEYNTLSSWHGFNCCTWRGVSCNLRIGHVSRLDLSGFNLEGNISSSLFQLARLEHLDLSDNLFKGKFSPPHNRKLKSLTFLDLSFAGYVNESFLGDVSEFYVSLESLSNLVSLEYLSLAEVNISVNKEWGEVVGSLSNLQQLSMSDCGLGGQIPNSLLNLTSLLHLDLSYNYLSAYIPAWIENVTGRLLSLDLSGNYNLGGDISFIGQRKSSLSLTSIDLSRTAIKGRIPSAIWNISCLERLRLSGEIPFAIWNMSSLKDLLLSDTRIEGEIPSAIGNALSLESLYLSYTGIEGGIPSAIGNVSSLKSLYLSDISIEGEFPVSILNLSKLVELDLSYNMLTGVIPPSVDSLSSLVSLDLSANELNGTIPSTNSNLVNLRSLLLHSNSLSGLISLSVFDNLTSLDSLYLSYNQLTVNIDSTWIPQFKLSALALGSCNLDRIPSFLVTQYDLEYLDLSANSIQTNIPSWIWNLPSLYSLNLSCNQLTGSLPSRQTLPMYIDSLDLHNNSLEGSLHLPLAGAYLLDLSTNQFNGSIPSHIGAYLENERFLSLSRNNLSGAIPDSICTPYLQVLDLSKNTLSSVIPPHLTRNCSSLSVLDLAENHLEGKLPAEWGNITNMHTLKLNGNHLRGVIPSSISEGRSLQVLDLGNNDLEGTLPHWIGKLSQLHVLVLRSNHFHGSIPRQVIGLPNLQILDLSGNHLSGAIPSNLTNLLAMVNASQNNSNHLEDVRYTNKITISWKGWDVEFVNVLFILKCIDLSNNSLSGSIPFKMGSLQGLIALNLSRNHLSGRIPKTLGHMDQLESLDLSLNRLNGNISLELEFLSYLEFLNLSYNMLDGKVPHGGQFLTFGESSYLGNSKLSGIPFTNISVCNNSSGYGNCTSIERIGEAKNSDGEMIGWAVGLGLSYGLGFSVVIGVLTLNKRVRKRAFDLYDVVILAIDGCIRG, encoded by the exons ATGGAAGCTAtgtttgcaattataacaatattatGCTGCTTCACTTCCCCTGCAATTGCATGCCCCTTCCCTGAAAGAAATCTTCTTCTGGATTTCAAGGCAGCCGTTGTAGATGAGTATAACACACTAAGTTCCTGGCACGGATTCAATTGCTGCACGTGGAGAGGAGTCAGTTGTAATCTCCGCATAGGCCATGTTTCTCGACTGGATCTGAGTGGATTCAATTTGGAAGGTAACATCAGTTCATCGCTGTTCCAACTTGCACGGTTGGAGCACCTCGATCTCAGTGACAACCTCTTCAAGGGTAAATTCAGTCCTCCCCATAATAGAAAGTTGAAGAGTCTCACTTTTCTTGACTTGTCATTTGCTGGTTATGTAAATGAATCCTTTCTGGGTGATGTAAGTGAATTTTACGTGAGTTTGGAAAGCTTATCAAATCTGGTGAGCTTGGAATACCTCTCTCTTGCTGAAGTGAACATCTCTGTAAACAAAGAGTGGGGTGAAGTTGTTGGCAGTCTATCCAACCTTCAACAACTCAGCATGTCTGACTGTGGGCTTGGAGGACAAATTCCCAATTCCCTTCTCAACCTCACCTCTCTCCTCCATCTCGATCTATCATACAACTATTTGTCAGCATATATACCAGCTTGGATTGAAAATGTGACTGGGCGCTTGCTCTCTCTTGATCTCTCTGGGAATTACAATCTTGGAGGAGACATTTCTTTCATTGGACAACGAAAGTCTTCTTTGTCACTAACCAGCATTGATCTTTCACGGACAGCCATCAAGGGCCGAATTCCATCTGCTATATGGAATATCTCATGCTTGGAGCGTCTTCGTCTGTCAG gtgagattccatTTGCTATATGGAATATGTCGTCCTTGAAGGATCTTCTTCTATCAGATACCAgaattgaaggtgagattccatCTGCTATAGGGAATGCGTTGTCCTTGGAAAGTCTTTATCTGTCGTATACCGGAATTGAAGGTGGGATTCCATCTGCTATAGGGAATGTGTCGTCCTTGAAGAGTCTTTATCTGTCTGATATCTCTATTGAAGGTGAGTTTCCTGTCTCCATACTCAATCTCTCTAAACTTGTTGAATTGGACCTGTCCTACAACATGTTAACTGGGGTAATCCCACCTTCAGTGGACTCACTTTCTTCCCTTGTTAGTCTTGACCTTAGTGCCAACGAATTGAATGGTACGATTCCATCTACAAATTCAAATCTTGTTAACTTAAGAAGCCTTTTGCTCCACTCCAATAGTTTAAGCGGCCTCATTTCCCTTTCCGTATTCGATAATCTCACTAGTCTTGATAGCCTGTATCTTTCTTACAATCAGTTAACTGTAAACATTGATTCAACATGGATTCCGCAGTTTAAGCTTTCCGCTTTGGCATTAGGCTCTTGCAATTTAGATAGAATTCCATCGTTTCTTGTGACCCAATACGACTTGGAATATCTAGACCTATCTGCTAACAGTATCCAAACAAATATTCCATCTTGGATATGGAACTTACCCAGCCTTTATAGTTTGAACCTTAGCTGTAATCAATTAACTGGGTCATTGCCATCTAGACAAACCTTACCCATGTATATTGACTCTCTAGATTTGCACAATAATAGCCTAGAAGGTTCTCTTCATCTTCCTCTCGCTGGAGCTTATCTGCTGGATCTGTCGACGAATCAGTTTAATGGTTCTATTCCTAGTCACATCGGTGCGTATCTTGAAAATGAAAGGTTCTTATCCTTGTCGCGGAATAACCTCAGCGGAGCGATTCCAGATTCTATTTGCACTCCATATTTGCAGGTTCTTGACCTTTCAAAAAATACGCTGAGCAGTGTCATTCCTCCTCATTTAACCAGGAATTGTTCTTCTCTTAGTGTTCTAGATTTGGCAGAGAATCATCTGGAAGGTAAATTGCCAGCAGAGTGGGGCAACATTACAAACATGCATACATTGAAGCTCAATGGTAATCATTTGAGAGGAGTTATTCCCTCATCCATTTCAGAAGGCCGATCTCTGCAAGTATTGGATTTGGGAAATAATGATTTGGAAGGCACCCTTCCCCACTGGATTGGAAAGCTATCACAGCTGCATGTGTTGGTCTTAAGGTCTAATCATTTTCATGGCAGTATCCCACGCCAGGTAATTGGCCTTCCGAATCTTCAAATTCTGGATCTTTCTGGCAACCACCTTTCAGGAGCTATTCCAAGCAACCTTACAAACCTGCTTGCAATGGTCAATGCATCGCAGAATAATTCAAACCATTTGGAAGACGTTAGATATACAAATAAAATTACAATTTCCTGGAAAGGCTGGGATGTTGAATTTGTGAATgttctctttattcttaaatgtatTGATCTTTCAAACAACAGTTTATCAGGGAGCATTCCTTTTAAAATGGGATCTCTTCAAGGCTTGATAGCCCTTAACCTTTCAAGGAATCATCTCAGTGGCCGAATCCCAAAAACATTGGGACACATGGATCAGCTAGAGTCTCTGGACCTCTCGCTAAACAGGTTGAATGGCAACATTTCCTTAGAACTTGAGTTCCTGAGTTATTTGGAGTTCTTGAATCTATCTTACAACATGCTTGATGGAAAAGTACCCCATGGAGGACAGTTTCTAACTTTTGGGGAGTCATCCTACTTAGGCAATTCTAAGCTAAGTGGGATTCCATTTACCAATATAAGCGTGTGCAACAACTCTTCTGGCTATGGCAACTGCACAAGTATTGAGAGAATTGGTGAAGCAAAGAATTCAGATGGTGAAATGATAGGATGGGCAGTCGGACTTGGATTGAGTTATGGTTTGGGATTCTCGGTTGTGATTGGAGTATTGACTTTAAATAAAAGGGTGAGAAAGAGAGCCTTCGATTTGTATGATGTTGTAATATTAGCTATTGATGGGTGTATAAGAGGTTAA